One Streptomyces sp. SAI-135 DNA segment encodes these proteins:
- the bldG gene encoding anti-sigma factor antagonist BldG: MDLSLSTETVGDRTIVRVGGEIDVYTAPKLREQLVELVNDGSFHLVVDMEGVDFLDSTGLGVLVGGLKRVRAHEGSLRLVCNQERILKIFRITGLTKVFPIHTSVEEAVAATD; encoded by the coding sequence GTGGACCTGTCCCTGTCGACCGAGACCGTCGGCGATCGCACGATCGTCAGGGTCGGTGGCGAAATCGACGTATATACCGCGCCCAAGCTGCGCGAGCAGCTGGTCGAGCTGGTGAACGACGGCAGTTTCCACCTTGTCGTCGACATGGAGGGCGTGGACTTCCTCGACTCCACCGGGCTCGGCGTACTGGTCGGCGGACTCAAGCGGGTGCGTGCCCATGAGGGCTCGCTGCGCCTGGTCTGCAACCAGGAGCGCATTCTCAAGATCTTCCGTATCACCGGCCTCACCAAGGTGTTCCCGATCCACACCTCGGTCGAGGAAGCGGTGGCGGCGACCGACTGA